A genomic region of Xanthomonas fragariae contains the following coding sequences:
- a CDS encoding glucoamylase family protein, whose product MDRGNTSRWLTIPLLLGALVLASCKQAEQPKVAEKKAPVNVILMEAQLPPKPVKPPLPPLFSDIERRTFQFFWDTANELNGLSPDRFPSRPFASIASVGFALTAYPIGIENGWVSRNQGIDRTLTTLRFFRDARMGPQRTGRAGYKGFYYHFLDMQQGNRYDSWVELSSVDTAMLMMGVLFTQSYYDGEDPREKEIRQIADMLYKRVDWRWLQQRAPLISMGWFPESGFIDHDWMGYNEAMMLYILALGSPTHGVDPDAWTSWSRTYNNDWGVYQGQEYLSFGPLFGHQYSHVWIDFRDIQDHYMREHGIDYFLNSRRATLAQRDYAIDNPMKWKDYGENVWGLTAGDGPQNTSQDYRGEQRQFRHYSSRGAGLRENFDDGTIVPSAAISSIVFAPEVVIPATEEMHKRYGDFLYSSYGFLDSFNPSFNYDIPLKTGRMVPDRGWVASDYIAIDQGPILAMISNYQNEFVWNVMKKNAYIRSGLERAGFTGGWLTHEGEPQPLPKKDEQAATARALGIAESRAAAAQAQHDPSQNLKPE is encoded by the coding sequence ATGGACAGGGGCAATACGTCGCGTTGGTTGACGATTCCGCTATTGCTGGGCGCGCTGGTGCTGGCGTCGTGCAAACAGGCTGAGCAACCCAAGGTGGCCGAAAAGAAGGCGCCGGTAAACGTCATCCTGATGGAGGCGCAACTGCCGCCCAAGCCGGTCAAGCCGCCGCTGCCACCGCTGTTTTCGGACATCGAGCGCCGCACCTTCCAGTTTTTCTGGGATACCGCCAACGAACTCAACGGACTGTCGCCGGATCGGTTTCCGTCGCGCCCGTTCGCCAGCATCGCCTCGGTCGGATTTGCGCTCACCGCGTATCCGATCGGTATCGAAAACGGCTGGGTCAGCCGCAATCAGGGGATCGACCGCACCTTGACCACACTGAGGTTCTTTCGCGACGCGCGGATGGGGCCGCAGCGGACCGGTAGGGCCGGTTACAAGGGCTTCTACTACCACTTTCTGGACATGCAGCAGGGCAACCGGTACGACAGCTGGGTCGAGCTGTCGAGCGTGGACACCGCAATGCTGATGATGGGCGTGTTGTTCACACAGTCGTATTACGACGGCGAGGACCCGCGCGAAAAAGAAATTCGCCAGATCGCCGACATGCTGTACAAGCGCGTGGACTGGCGCTGGCTGCAGCAGCGTGCGCCGTTGATCTCGATGGGCTGGTTTCCCGAGAGCGGTTTCATCGATCACGACTGGATGGGCTACAACGAGGCGATGATGCTGTACATCCTTGCGCTCGGCTCGCCCACCCACGGGGTCGATCCGGACGCGTGGACCAGCTGGAGCCGCACCTACAACAACGACTGGGGCGTGTACCAGGGACAGGAATACCTGTCGTTCGGCCCGCTGTTCGGTCACCAATACAGCCATGTCTGGATCGACTTCCGCGATATCCAGGACCATTACATGCGCGAACACGGCATCGACTACTTCCTCAACAGCCGCCGCGCCACGCTGGCACAGCGCGACTACGCCATCGACAACCCGATGAAGTGGAAGGACTACGGCGAGAACGTCTGGGGCCTCACCGCCGGCGACGGCCCGCAGAACACCAGTCAGGACTACCGCGGCGAACAGCGCCAGTTCCGGCATTATTCCTCGCGCGGCGCCGGCCTGCGCGAGAACTTCGACGATGGCACCATCGTGCCATCTGCGGCAATTTCCTCGATCGTGTTCGCGCCGGAAGTGGTGATCCCTGCCACCGAGGAAATGCACAAGCGCTACGGCGACTTCCTGTATTCGAGCTATGGCTTTCTGGATTCGTTCAACCCCAGCTTCAACTACGATATCCCGCTCAAGACCGGGCGGATGGTGCCCGATCGCGGTTGGGTAGCCAGCGACTACATCGCCATCGATCAGGGCCCGATTCTGGCGATGATTTCCAACTATCAGAACGAATTCGTCTGGAATGTAATGAAGAAAAACGCTTACATCCGCTCCGGTCTGGAACGCGCCGGTTTTACCGGCGGCTGGCTGACGCACGAAGGCGAGCCGCAGCCGTTGCCCAAGAAAGATGAGCAGGCCGCCACTGCGCGCGCGCTGGGCATTGCCGAGTCGCGTGCGGCTGCTGCCCAGGCTCAGCACGACCCCTCGCAAAACTTGAAACCCGAGTAA
- a CDS encoding TonB-dependent receptor, translating into MRHDHPHFASPARKLLSCALASCLVLSAAPVFAQSTAATIRGQVTVDSAPAAQARVTATNLATGLTRTVQVSNGGYSVGGLPPGAYRIDVTADGQTSSQNVTVQVGQTATLNLGVGGTPATADGGKATTLDAVQVKAPPVLVETRTSENATYISNVQIQNLPRATRNFLEVADTVPNVQFTREANGTTKVRSGVTSAEGTNVYIDGVSQKNYVLTGGVSGQDSSRGNPFPQSAIGEYKVITSNYKAEFDQVSGAAIVASSKSGTNDFHGSFFWDTSNDGWREESPLEKTAGVRDDFKETQYGATFSGPILKDQAHFFIAYEAKEYTTPNVVIPGSIYSDRVDQLPAQLQPLVVTSSTPFKEDLYFGKIDWTIGENSLFELTGKYRKEDELNDVGGTSTYEHGSINGQEEKRANLRWQYSGANFLNEANLSYESAFWNQAPLNNGSGYVLSYAPVPGIDDEVLSAGAGSSFQRKGQKGSTLQDDLTLNSLDWHGAHTIKMGVKFKSIDLDSTQFNPANPQYHYNILTDFDTPFRVRFGAPLVEGGGSVMSKNKQYGIYLQDDWEVNEHWTLNLGARYDYEETPAFLDFVTPSDIAGALQNWTNLRNANYDINNFISTGNNRKAFKNAWQPRLGASYDLFGDQAHVIYGGAGRAYDRNIFDYLALEQLNSSFNSYSYYFTSANNPNCLGDPCTAWNPAYNTQEGLDALAATSSGGGGREIYLIDNNIKTPYSDQFSIGMRNMVPLWGQDWFTDVTLSRIESHDGFAFVRGNRLPDGSFFEPGTTSGSPTDGPDGYSAIVLGINGVETRNNQLALQVEKPYDEESGWGLTVAYTYSDAKENRQFGEHYALDRERIEDYGWREAGGIPKNRLVVTGIYGLPYAIKLSGKLSLASQTARYGQNCLAGDRQCEIIQFKPDGTLGYKEFSIAASKEWDTGGGVKFNVRADILNVFNWVNYAEFNGETGTLGNLNTAYGTPTGVLASPMRTFRLAFGLNW; encoded by the coding sequence ATGCGCCACGACCACCCCCATTTCGCCAGTCCGGCGCGCAAGCTGCTCAGCTGCGCCTTGGCCAGTTGTCTTGTCCTTAGCGCCGCACCCGTGTTCGCGCAGAGCACGGCCGCGACCATCCGCGGCCAAGTCACGGTCGACTCGGCACCTGCGGCCCAGGCCCGAGTCACCGCGACCAATCTGGCAACAGGCCTGACCCGCACCGTGCAGGTCAGCAACGGCGGCTATTCGGTCGGTGGCCTGCCGCCGGGCGCGTACCGCATCGATGTCACGGCCGACGGCCAGACCAGCTCGCAAAACGTCACTGTGCAGGTCGGCCAGACGGCAACCTTGAACCTCGGTGTCGGCGGCACCCCGGCCACGGCCGACGGTGGTAAAGCCACCACGTTGGACGCGGTGCAGGTAAAGGCGCCGCCGGTGCTGGTCGAAACGCGCACCTCCGAAAACGCCACCTATATTTCCAACGTACAGATCCAGAACCTGCCGCGTGCCACGCGCAACTTCCTGGAAGTGGCCGACACCGTGCCAAACGTGCAATTCACCCGCGAAGCCAACGGCACCACCAAGGTGCGCTCTGGCGTCACCTCGGCCGAAGGCACCAACGTCTACATCGACGGCGTGAGTCAGAAGAACTATGTGCTGACCGGCGGCGTCAGCGGCCAGGATTCCAGCCGCGGCAACCCGTTCCCGCAGTCGGCGATCGGTGAGTACAAGGTCATCACCTCTAACTACAAGGCCGAGTTCGACCAGGTCAGCGGTGCGGCCATCGTGGCCTCGTCCAAGTCTGGGACCAACGATTTCCACGGCAGCTTCTTCTGGGACACCAGCAACGACGGCTGGCGCGAGGAAAGCCCGCTGGAAAAGACGGCCGGTGTGCGCGACGACTTCAAGGAGACCCAGTACGGCGCCACCTTCAGCGGCCCGATCCTCAAGGACCAGGCGCACTTCTTCATCGCCTACGAGGCCAAGGAATACACCACCCCGAACGTGGTGATTCCCGGCTCGATCTATTCCGACCGCGTCGATCAGCTGCCCGCGCAGTTGCAGCCGCTGGTGGTCACTTCCAGCACGCCGTTCAAGGAAGACCTGTATTTCGGCAAGATCGACTGGACCATCGGCGAGAACAGCCTGTTCGAACTGACCGGCAAGTACCGCAAGGAAGATGAGCTCAACGACGTCGGCGGCACCTCGACCTATGAACACGGCAGCATCAACGGCCAGGAAGAAAAACGCGCCAATCTGCGTTGGCAGTACAGCGGCGCCAACTTCCTCAACGAAGCTAACCTGAGCTACGAAAGCGCGTTCTGGAATCAGGCGCCGCTCAACAATGGCAGCGGTTACGTGCTGAGCTACGCGCCGGTGCCCGGAATCGACGATGAAGTGCTGTCTGCAGGCGCCGGCAGCAGCTTCCAGCGCAAGGGCCAGAAGGGCTCGACCTTACAGGACGACCTGACCTTGAACAGCCTGGACTGGCACGGCGCGCACACCATCAAAATGGGTGTGAAGTTCAAGAGCATCGATCTGGATTCCACCCAGTTCAACCCGGCCAACCCGCAGTACCACTACAATATCCTCACCGACTTTGACACGCCGTTCCGGGTGCGCTTCGGTGCGCCGCTGGTCGAAGGCGGCGGTTCGGTGATGTCCAAGAACAAGCAGTACGGCATCTACCTGCAGGACGATTGGGAGGTCAACGAGCACTGGACCTTGAACCTGGGCGCGCGCTACGACTACGAAGAAACCCCGGCGTTCCTGGACTTTGTGACCCCGTCCGACATTGCCGGTGCGCTGCAGAACTGGACCAACCTGCGCAACGCCAACTACGACATCAACAACTTCATCAGCACCGGCAATAACCGCAAGGCGTTCAAGAATGCCTGGCAGCCACGCCTGGGTGCCTCCTACGACCTGTTCGGGGATCAGGCCCATGTCATCTACGGCGGCGCCGGGCGTGCCTACGACCGCAACATCTTCGATTACCTGGCGCTCGAGCAGCTCAATAGCTCGTTCAATTCCTATAGCTACTATTTCACCAGCGCCAACAACCCCAACTGCCTGGGCGACCCGTGCACCGCATGGAACCCGGCCTACAACACCCAGGAAGGTCTCGATGCGCTGGCGGCGACCAGCAGTGGCGGCGGTGGGCGTGAGATCTATCTGATCGACAACAACATCAAGACTCCGTACTCGGACCAATTCAGCATCGGCATGCGCAACATGGTGCCGCTGTGGGGCCAGGACTGGTTCACCGATGTGACCTTGAGCCGCATCGAAAGCCATGACGGTTTTGCGTTCGTGCGCGGCAACCGTTTGCCGGATGGCTCGTTCTTCGAGCCGGGCACCACCTCCGGCTCGCCGACCGACGGCCCGGACGGCTACAGCGCCATCGTGCTGGGCATCAATGGTGTGGAAACCCGCAACAATCAGCTCGCCCTGCAGGTCGAAAAGCCCTATGACGAAGAGTCCGGTTGGGGGCTGACCGTGGCCTACACGTACTCCGACGCCAAGGAAAACCGTCAGTTCGGCGAGCACTACGCCCTGGATCGCGAACGCATCGAAGACTACGGCTGGCGCGAGGCCGGCGGCATTCCGAAGAACCGCCTGGTGGTCACCGGCATCTACGGGTTGCCGTACGCGATCAAACTGTCCGGCAAGCTGTCGCTGGCCAGCCAGACCGCGCGCTACGGCCAGAATTGTCTGGCCGGCGACAGGCAGTGCGAGATCATCCAGTTCAAGCCGGACGGTACGCTGGGCTACAAGGAATTCAGCATCGCAGCCAGCAAAGAATGGGACACCGGTGGAGGTGTTAAATTCAACGTGCGTGCGGATATCCTCAACGTGTTCAATTGGGTGAACTACGCCGAGTTTAACGGCGAGACCGGGACACTCGGAAACTTGAACACGGCTTACGGCACACCGACCGGTGTGCTGGCGTCGCCGATGCGTACCTTCCGTCTGGCCTTTGGTCTGAACTGGTGA
- a CDS encoding sugar ABC transporter substrate-binding protein → MRLLKLLMMAVALCAGAAGCGRSDPAKTTVRFWAMGKEAEGVAELVQDFEKQNPRIQVDVQNIPMTAAHEKLLTAFAADGLPDVCQLGNTWLPEFALLGTLEPMQPYVARSRVIDPQDYFSGVWDTNLVDGTLYGVPWYVDTRLLFYRKDLLREAGYSQMPKTWAEMEQVMAAIKRKVGPGRYAILMLLNEFEPQLSFELQQDDRLLRNHDSYGNFRGEGFRKALGFYDNMYQKDWAPKISESQLSNVWYEFFNGYYAFYLSGPWNVREFKLRQPPGMEGKWGTAPLPGPDGLGAGIAGGSSLVIFKSSQHKDASWKLIEYLSQPRVQARFHAIIGDLPPRRSTWKLPSLANDELAHAFGDQLERVKATPKVLEWERIVQEMRLVTERVVRGGQSHEAAVQELDKRVDKILAKRRWIFEQNRGHVSPAGESPKPAAAPAAAAGEGAAQ, encoded by the coding sequence GTGCGCCTTTTAAAACTGTTGATGATGGCCGTCGCCCTGTGTGCAGGCGCGGCGGGATGTGGACGTTCCGACCCCGCCAAGACCACGGTGCGCTTCTGGGCGATGGGCAAGGAAGCCGAAGGAGTCGCCGAGCTGGTGCAGGACTTCGAAAAGCAAAACCCCCGCATCCAGGTCGATGTGCAGAACATCCCGATGACCGCCGCACACGAGAAACTGCTGACCGCCTTCGCCGCCGATGGCCTGCCAGACGTGTGCCAGCTAGGCAATACCTGGCTGCCGGAGTTTGCGTTGCTGGGCACGCTGGAGCCGATGCAGCCGTACGTGGCGCGCTCCAGGGTCATCGACCCACAGGATTATTTCTCCGGCGTGTGGGACACCAATCTGGTCGATGGCACGTTGTACGGAGTGCCGTGGTATGTGGATACGCGGCTACTTTTCTATCGCAAGGATCTGCTGCGCGAGGCCGGCTACAGCCAGATGCCCAAGACTTGGGCCGAGATGGAGCAGGTGATGGCGGCGATCAAGCGCAAGGTCGGGCCGGGCCGTTACGCCATCCTGATGCTGCTCAACGAGTTCGAGCCGCAGTTGTCGTTTGAGCTGCAACAGGATGATCGTTTGCTGCGCAACCACGACAGTTACGGCAACTTCCGCGGCGAAGGCTTCCGCAAGGCGCTGGGCTTCTACGACAACATGTATCAAAAAGACTGGGCGCCGAAGATTTCCGAGAGCCAGTTGTCTAACGTCTGGTACGAATTCTTCAACGGCTATTACGCGTTCTATCTGTCCGGGCCCTGGAACGTGCGCGAATTCAAGCTGCGCCAGCCGCCGGGCATGGAAGGCAAGTGGGGCACGGCACCTTTGCCGGGTCCCGATGGGTTGGGCGCCGGTATTGCCGGCGGTTCCAGCCTGGTGATCTTCAAGTCGTCCCAGCACAAGGACGCCAGCTGGAAGCTGATCGAATATCTGTCGCAGCCGCGGGTGCAGGCGCGCTTCCACGCCATCATCGGAGACCTGCCGCCGCGTCGCAGTACCTGGAAGTTGCCCTCGCTGGCCAACGACGAATTGGCGCATGCATTCGGCGATCAGCTGGAGCGGGTCAAGGCCACGCCCAAGGTGTTGGAGTGGGAGCGCATTGTGCAGGAAATGCGCCTGGTGACCGAGCGGGTGGTGCGTGGAGGTCAATCGCACGAAGCCGCCGTGCAGGAACTGGACAAACGCGTGGACAAGATTCTGGCCAAACGCCGCTGGATTTTTGAGCAGAATCGCGGGCATGTCAGTCCGGCTGGTGAATCGCCCAAGCCTGCCGCCGCGCCGGCCGCGGCAGCGGGCGAGGGAGCTGCACAATGA